A stretch of Orientia tsutsugamushi DNA encodes these proteins:
- a CDS encoding phage major capsid protein, with the protein MQIEQINNKILELSNDWCKYKNELVSKNMIHNLETKIHNLETIIARQDILTNNQINSNDSHNGLNEFIRFGELTTKSSQLSAGSEKEGCYLVQPTLHQKIVGGIKHKSPMRQLASLELISSSALDTVIEDNEFITGWVAEQDERAETKSPTLLRRKIAVHELYAQPKATQKLLDDSNINIENWLIERLEDSFANAENKSFILGNGISQPHGILYNPEEYGIEIIPCHKIDLEALLSLINSLDDYYHANSTLLMHRTTLAKIQTIQDSSGRFIWQPKLSQNFPQTILGIPVICASDMPTTQLTNDSIPCYPIILADFKLAYKIVDHAANIKMTRDPYTEKPFVKFYAVKRVGGDIVVSKAIKILQFSTKTKQ; encoded by the coding sequence ATGCAAATCGAACAAATTAATAACAAAATTTTGGAATTATCCAATGATTGGTGTAAATATAAAAATGAATTAGTATCTAAAAACATGATCCATAACCTGGAAACTAAAATACATAACCTAGAAACCATAATAGCTAGGCAAGATATTTTAACTAACAACCAAATTAACTCCAATGATAGTCATAATGGATTAAATGAATTCATCAGATTTGGAGAACTTACTACTAAATCAAGTCAACTGAGTGCTGGCAGTGAAAAAGAAGGCTGTTACTTAGTACAACCAACTTTACATCAAAAAATTGTTGGTGGAATTAAACATAAATCTCCTATGCGTCAGCTTGCTAGTCTCGAATTAATATCCAGCAGTGCATTAGATACAGTAATCGAAGATAATGAATTCATAACTGGCTGGGTCGCAGAGCAAGATGAGAGGGCAGAAACAAAGTCTCCTACTCTATTGCGCCGTAAGATTGCAGTACATGAACTCTACGCTCAACCTAAAGCTACTCAAAAGCTTTTAGATGATTCTAATATCAATATTGAAAACTGGCTAATTGAACGATTAGAAGATAGTTTTGCTAATGCTGAAAATAAGAGTTTCATCTTAGGAAATGGTATTAGTCAGCCACATGGTATATTATATAATCCTGAAGAATATGGTATTGAAATTATACCATGCCATAAAATAGATCTTGAAGCATTGTTATCGTTAATCAATTCACTTGATGATTATTATCACGCTAATTCAACATTGTTAATGCATCGTACTACTCTAGCAAAAATTCAGACTATTCAAGACTCATCAGGTCGATTTATCTGGCAACCTAAATTATCACAAAATTTTCCACAAACAATCCTAGGAATACCAGTAATATGTGCAAGCGATATGCCAACCACTCAGCTAACCAATGACTCTATACCATGTTATCCTATTATATTAGCTGATTTTAAACTAGCATATAAAATTGTTGATCACGCTGCCAATATTAAGATGACACGGGATCCATATACTGAAAAACCTTTTGTTAAATTTTATGCGGTAAAGCGAGTTGGAGGCGATATTGTTGTTTCTAAGGCAATAAAAATTTTGCAATTTAGTACTAAAACTAAACAGTAA
- a CDS encoding DUF2163 domain-containing protein, which produces MRIFSDEFANKINNSNNIDFCYKITLFSGEKLYLTSSPTSILLGKNLYLPNSGLVINSINLNDSGEAIAEIEGIFEKQGITYNHILHNLKIEILITVDQTSYNDFFTFYCIEVNHDTVKFCLSLSSIGIKLYQTILKTYSKSCRANLGDKYCKINTDQYTKSYKVQNIQANDIIVIDCCPQAINYAYGKAVFSPQHKFNIVKHYNTPLMNNNSIIETSITIPEFLHNTSEIKLTIGCDKTFNNCIQKFNNAINFRGEPFIDTLKTFK; this is translated from the coding sequence ATGCGTATTTTTTCTGATGAATTTGCTAATAAGATTAATAATTCAAATAATATTGACTTTTGTTATAAAATTACTTTATTCTCTGGAGAGAAATTATATTTAACTTCATCTCCTACATCAATTTTGCTTGGTAAGAATCTATATTTACCTAACTCAGGGTTAGTAATAAATAGCATTAACCTAAATGATTCAGGAGAGGCTATAGCGGAAATTGAAGGAATTTTTGAAAAACAAGGTATAACGTATAACCATATTCTTCATAATTTGAAAATTGAAATATTAATTACTGTTGATCAAACATCTTATAATGATTTTTTTACTTTCTATTGTATTGAGGTTAATCATGATACAGTTAAATTTTGCCTTTCTTTATCATCAATTGGTATTAAGCTATATCAAACTATATTAAAAACATATAGCAAAAGTTGCAGAGCAAATTTAGGAGATAAATATTGTAAAATTAATACCGACCAGTATACAAAATCTTATAAAGTTCAGAATATTCAAGCTAACGATATTATAGTTATTGACTGTTGTCCACAAGCTATAAACTATGCTTATGGCAAGGCTGTATTTTCTCCTCAACATAAATTTAACATTGTTAAGCATTATAACACTCCATTAATGAATAATAATAGTATTATTGAAACCAGTATTACTATTCCTGAATTTTTACATAATACTTCAGAAATTAAATTAACTATAGGATGCGATAAAACTTTTAACAACTGTATTCAAAAATTCAACAATGCAATCAATTTCCGCGGAGAACCTTTTATTGATACTCTTAAAACTTTTAAATAA
- a CDS encoding head-tail adaptor protein gives MSIINFSSRLKHNITFFAKESNTSRWIEVLSCFAEIKALYRYKPIITQNLTFGNLTTEDYYLFTIRFSSAICINMRIKFAQRRFEIHRIINPLEQNHNLEIFAFELHHNKEPA, from the coding sequence ATGAGTATAATTAATTTTAGTAGTAGGCTAAAGCATAATATCACTTTTTTTGCAAAAGAAAGTAATACTAGTAGATGGATTGAAGTTTTATCATGTTTTGCTGAAATAAAAGCTTTATATCGTTATAAACCAATAATCACTCAAAATCTTACTTTTGGTAATTTAACTACAGAGGATTACTATTTATTTACCATAAGATTTAGCTCAGCCATCTGTATTAATATGCGCATTAAATTTGCTCAAAGAAGATTTGAGATACACAGGATAATCAATCCACTTGAGCAAAATCATAACCTAGAAATTTTTGCTTTTGAGCTTCATCATAATAAAGAGCCAGCATAA
- a CDS encoding glutaredoxin domain-containing protein, whose translation MKRILIIVILPIILSYFIIKKTGILEYMKKSELQDEDFMIYDDDNIYIYTKPTCPYCLNAKSLLNQKSVSFKEIDISNNQQLHEKLQQATSQTTVPYIFIYGQFIGGYMQLQDLDNTDKLDELLAQK comes from the coding sequence ATGAAAAGAATTCTTATCATTGTAATACTACCTATCATTTTATCATATTTTATTATAAAAAAAACTGGTATACTAGAGTACATGAAAAAATCAGAGTTACAGGATGAGGATTTTATGATTTATGATGATGATAATATTTATATTTACACTAAACCGACATGTCCATATTGCTTAAATGCAAAATCACTTTTAAATCAAAAGTCAGTATCATTTAAAGAAATAGATATTAGCAATAATCAACAGTTACACGAAAAATTGCAGCAGGCTACTTCTCAAACTACTGTACCATATATATTTATATATGGCCAATTTATTGGCGGATATATGCAATTACAAGATCTTGATAA
- a CDS encoding DUF2460 domain-containing protein, protein MTNFHDVKIPDFIAMHAHGGPVFNTYHISTASGREHRYINWHYPLQKYTIKNCYLSNEQLYLLNSFFRARKGKAFSFRLKDYADFTVSKQAISHVLIDNNMLQLTKIYKDDYEIAYRKITKPVKGSVKIESENNAIVEFEADYNTGIIYFRNNQSLHLTQSLYITYQFDVQVRFNNDSLVYSVNSDQTIIISNLELIEVI, encoded by the coding sequence ATGACTAATTTTCATGATGTTAAAATACCTGATTTTATAGCAATGCATGCTCATGGAGGACCGGTATTTAATACATATCATATCTCAACTGCATCAGGACGTGAGCACAGATATATTAACTGGCACTATCCACTACAAAAATATACTATTAAAAATTGTTATTTAAGTAATGAGCAGCTTTATCTGCTTAACAGTTTTTTTCGAGCTAGAAAAGGCAAGGCTTTCTCCTTTCGGTTAAAAGATTATGCTGATTTTACTGTTAGTAAACAAGCAATTAGTCACGTGCTCATTGATAACAATATGCTTCAATTAACAAAAATTTATAAAGATGATTATGAAATTGCTTACCGTAAAATTACAAAACCAGTTAAAGGATCTGTTAAAATAGAGAGTGAAAATAATGCAATCGTAGAATTTGAAGCTGATTATAATACTGGAATTATATATTTTAGAAATAATCAATCACTCCATTTAACTCAAAGCTTATATATTACCTATCAATTCGACGTACAAGTGCGCTTCAATAATGACTCCTTAGTCTATAGTGTTAATTCAGATCAAACCATTATAATAAGTAATCTTGAATTAATTGAAGTCATATAA